Proteins co-encoded in one Malus sylvestris chromosome 7, drMalSylv7.2, whole genome shotgun sequence genomic window:
- the LOC126629352 gene encoding serine/arginine-rich splicing factor RS2Z33-like isoform X3: MKRDFAFVEFSDPRDADDARYSLNGRDVDGSRIIVEFARGAPRGPGGSREYLGRGPPPGSGRCFNCGLDGHWARDCKAGDWKNKCYRCGERGHIERNCQNSPKKTTKRGRSLSRSPSPRRGRSRSRSYSRDHSYSRSRSPVRGERSLERRSRSPHDSRSPKRRRGSPPPSKGRKHDRTPEGRSPQERGSLSPQDRRSDDSRSPRAKSRSPINDVEGDSNGDRKHRSPVEENSRSRSPSPVRRSERSPVEDDEDIPGSPRGSESPA, encoded by the exons GACCCCCGGGATGCTGATGATGCAAGATATAGCCTGAACGGTCGTGATGTTGATGGGAGCCGGATAATTGTGGAATTTGCCAGGGGG GCACCACGTGGTCCTGGTGGATCTCGGGAGTATCTTGGGAGAGGCCCTCCTCCAGGATCAGGGCGCTGTTTTAATTGTGGGCTGGATGGACACTGGGCTCGGGATTGCAAGGCTGGAGACTGGAAGAATAAGTGTTATCGTTGTGGGGAACGAGGCCACATTGAAAGAAATTGTCAGAATAGTCCGAAGAAAACAACTAA ACGTGGGCGTAGTCTCTCACGTTCACCAAGTCCAAGGCGGGGTAGAAGTCGAAGCCGTAGCTACAGCAGGGATCATAGTTACAG CCGTTCCCGCTCACCCGTGAGGGGAGAACGGAGTTTGGAGAGAAGATCAAGGAGTCCTCATGACAGCCGGAGCCCTAAGCGTCGCAGGGGTTCACCACCACCCTCCAAGGGGAGGAAGCATGATAGAACTCCCGAAGGGAGGAGCCCGCAAGAGCGGGGTAGCCTCTCCCCGCAGGATCGCAGATCTGACGACAGTAGGAGTCCCAGGGCAAAGAGCAGAAGCCCTATAAATGATGTTGAAGGGGACAGCAATGGAGATAGGAAGCATAGAAGCCCTGTTGAAGAAAACAGCCGCAGCCGCAGCCCAAGCCCTGTCCGCAGGAGTGAAAGGAGCcctgttgaagatgatgaagacaTCCCTGGTTCCCCGAGAGGCAGTGAATCACCAGCTTAA